A single window of uncultured Methanospirillum sp. DNA harbors:
- the dapB gene encoding 4-hydroxy-tetrahydrodipicolinate reductase, translating to MIKIAICGAFGRMGTTIGNIVTNDPEMKLVGGVDVQEGEVFGVPVVSAEKFAAFLVEKKPDVVIDFTVAAASAQNIPVAAAAGCAIILGTTGLNADQRNLINEAIVKGGAPAVISTNYSIGMNILWLLVREAAQRLGDYDIEVTEAHHRYKKDAPSGTARTILEILQEEVGPREEVYGREGMTERGNEIGVHVIRGGDIVGDHAVMFTSNFETVTLSHRAYDRGVFAQGAVRATKWIVGKKPGIYGMKDVLGL from the coding sequence ATGATTAAAATCGCTATTTGTGGTGCATTCGGTCGCATGGGAACGACGATCGGTAATATTGTCACAAATGATCCAGAGATGAAACTGGTCGGAGGAGTGGATGTCCAGGAAGGAGAGGTCTTCGGCGTTCCGGTAGTCTCTGCCGAAAAGTTTGCAGCTTTTCTTGTAGAAAAGAAACCTGATGTTGTCATCGACTTCACTGTGGCTGCAGCCTCGGCCCAGAATATTCCGGTTGCAGCTGCAGCGGGATGCGCCATCATTCTCGGAACGACGGGCCTGAATGCTGATCAGCGCAACCTCATCAACGAAGCTATCGTAAAGGGAGGAGCTCCTGCAGTAATCTCCACGAACTACTCTATCGGGATGAACATTCTCTGGCTCCTTGTCAGGGAGGCTGCACAGCGGCTTGGTGACTACGATATCGAGGTCACCGAAGCACACCACCGGTACAAGAAGGATGCACCGAGTGGCACTGCCAGGACAATCCTTGAGATCCTTCAGGAAGAGGTCGGTCCCAGGGAAGAGGTATACGGCCGTGAGGGTATGACAGAGCGTGGGAACGAGATCGGTGTCCATGTCATCAGGGGCGGAGACATCGTCGGGGATCACGCAGTGATGTTTACCAGCAACTTTGAGACCGTGACCCTCTCACACCGGGCATATGATCGTGGCGTCTTTGCCCAGGGAGCCGTCAGGGCGACGAAGTGGATTGTCGGAAAGAAACCTGGTATTTATGGCATGAAAGATGTTCTCGGCCTCTGA
- a CDS encoding HypC/HybG/HupF family hydrogenase formation chaperone gives MCIAVPAEIIEIKEGNVAVVDFGNLKQEIRVDLIDANVGDFVLVHVGFAIQKIDRDEALETRELFKQCYEAIGEEAFPA, from the coding sequence ATGTGTATTGCCGTGCCCGCTGAAATAATTGAAATAAAAGAAGGAAACGTTGCAGTTGTTGACTTTGGTAACTTAAAGCAGGAGATACGGGTAGATCTTATCGATGCCAACGTCGGGGACTTTGTTCTGGTGCATGTCGGCTTTGCAATCCAGAAGATTGATCGGGACGAAGCACTTGAGACACGTGAACTGTTCAAACAGTGCTATGAAGCCATTGGCGAAGAAGCATTTCCTGCCTGA
- the priL gene encoding DNA primase regulatory subunit PriL: protein MVALDLRDLAKYSFLKEAQSFISANTSSLDQYLDSPAGRLAVKEAYEIVSASLRFNPRQPPETLPDVPSEAAAVRIIISAYPVSRLLVSCSGDRMLVDRLCRYQSWKVYRYLQEEDPRKKEVIAASLGLSGSSTEIPVIQYVEIASRLTDDRWRLVNRVVEKGIVKIHKDEIDEILRERLRVIMSQNLPLKVPPSLCISLQPVLDRIKVTIQERMLEEFGSVEESAFPPCIQAIIAALVQRTHLTHMGRFAVTAFMHNIGMQNTQIVELYGHVPDFDLSKTMYQVDHISGQGGSGTEYTSPLCSTMKTHALCVHPDALCSKVTHPLSYYKQKKWMITNPKKKNSSAGSQSGGDVPDQVPATADNGDKHEQRNEVRSAALQEDRKHDEDRKEDNKA from the coding sequence ATGGTAGCACTTGACCTCAGAGATCTTGCAAAATATTCTTTTTTAAAAGAAGCTCAGTCGTTCATCAGCGCGAATACGTCTTCTCTTGATCAATACCTTGATTCACCTGCAGGGCGTCTTGCAGTTAAAGAGGCATATGAAATTGTATCAGCGTCACTCAGGTTCAATCCACGTCAGCCTCCAGAAACTCTTCCTGATGTCCCTTCAGAGGCTGCTGCGGTCAGGATAATTATCTCTGCATATCCGGTTAGCAGGCTGCTTGTATCCTGTTCAGGTGACCGGATGCTTGTCGACAGGCTCTGTCGGTATCAGTCCTGGAAAGTGTACCGGTACCTCCAGGAAGAGGATCCCAGGAAGAAGGAGGTGATAGCAGCCAGTCTCGGCCTCTCCGGGAGTTCAACAGAGATCCCGGTGATTCAATACGTCGAGATCGCTTCCCGGCTCACTGATGATAGATGGAGGCTTGTGAACCGTGTCGTGGAGAAAGGGATAGTCAAAATCCATAAGGATGAGATTGATGAGATCCTGAGAGAACGCCTGAGGGTTATCATGAGCCAGAACCTGCCGCTCAAAGTCCCTCCCTCTCTCTGTATCTCTCTCCAGCCGGTGCTTGACCGGATAAAAGTCACGATACAGGAGCGGATGCTTGAAGAGTTCGGGTCTGTGGAAGAGTCAGCATTCCCTCCATGTATTCAGGCAATTATAGCCGCACTCGTGCAGAGGACGCATCTGACTCACATGGGCAGATTTGCAGTGACCGCTTTTATGCATAACATCGGGATGCAAAACACCCAAATTGTTGAACTGTACGGTCATGTTCCTGATTTTGATCTCTCAAAGACCATGTACCAGGTGGATCACATATCAGGACAAGGAGGGAGTGGCACAGAATACACTTCTCCGCTCTGTTCAACCATGAAGACACATGCACTCTGTGTTCATCCCGATGCCCTTTGCAGCAAGGTAACCCATCCGCTCTCGTACTACAAACAGAAGAAATGGATGATCACCAATCCTAAAAAGAAGAATAGTTCAGCCGGGTCGCAATCAGGGGGTGACGTTCCGGATCAGGTACCCGCCACCGCTGATAACGGCGATAAACATGAACAACGCAATGAGGTACGAAGTGCTGCCCTGCAGGAAGATCGGAAGCACGATGAGGACCGCAAGGAAGATAATAAGGCTTAA
- a CDS encoding 30S ribosomal protein S17e, whose protein sequence is MGVKPSYIKSIGTELLENHREKFSGDFDENKKAVSASTDIPTKGVRNRVAGYITRKVNTGRTA, encoded by the coding sequence ATGGGTGTTAAACCAAGTTATATCAAGAGCATCGGTACCGAACTTCTGGAAAACCACCGCGAAAAGTTCTCAGGCGACTTTGATGAGAACAAGAAGGCCGTAAGTGCATCAACTGATATCCCTACCAAGGGTGTCCGTAACCGTGTCGCCGGATACATCACAAGAAAGGTAAATACCGGAAGAACCGCATAA
- a CDS encoding tetratricopeptide repeat protein, giving the protein MDDIHAAMGFVMYQLKDYSQAKKHFQESLLINDQNDISNQFMKDILIRAAKLKK; this is encoded by the coding sequence GTGGACGATATCCATGCTGCAATGGGGTTTGTCATGTACCAGTTGAAAGACTACAGCCAGGCAAAAAAACATTTTCAGGAGTCTCTCTTGATCAACGATCAAAATGATATCTCAAATCAATTTATGAAAGACATTCTGATAAGAGCTGCAAAACTGAAAAAATAA
- a CDS encoding 4Fe-4S binding protein yields the protein MTAIINKDTCTGCETCVDECPAVAISMKDDKADVNADLCVDCGSCVDVCPAEAISMD from the coding sequence ATGACTGCAATAATAAACAAGGATACCTGCACCGGCTGTGAGACCTGTGTCGATGAATGCCCGGCTGTTGCCATCTCCATGAAGGATGACAAGGCCGATGTAAACGCCGACCTCTGCGTAGATTGTGGTTCCTGTGTGGATGTCTGTCCTGCAGAAGCCATCTCAATGGATTAA
- a CDS encoding SprT family zinc-dependent metalloprotease: MQTPLPGFLLPPLPDNYSDHFLAGDIQYKYRVIYDREISRLTPEISESGELRIIAPPSLSSEEICRIIHREGKKLFRIREDRPTSCDESECRSLLIGDEEIPYHIRISARAKGMTLKISPLLQITVVVPPGYSTSDLLTFLESSKEWIADKTGRTDLLRRNEEPSATVMAGERTIPYKIRTSRRAKRIVLKVLTDGSVEVVAPPKTDPTLIHRFVTEKADWILKKTSGSRPILQAREYKDGEILPLLGKEVCLSVQTGASKPVVDLTDLILTVKIPDGLDPLTARELVKKEYKKILMQTLEKNVHEIVPGLSSRLGIQPPRIRFGEQKTRWGVCTPRGITLNIRLAIASEDLIEYVVVHELCHIRHPNHSARFWKLVEDMLPDYKLTRARLKQDGNLFRP, translated from the coding sequence ATGCAGACCCCTCTACCTGGTTTTTTACTCCCCCCTCTTCCTGATAATTATTCTGACCACTTTCTTGCTGGTGATATCCAGTACAAATACAGAGTAATCTATGATCGGGAGATCTCCCGTCTTACACCGGAGATCTCTGAATCAGGTGAACTCAGGATTATTGCCCCTCCCTCTCTCTCATCAGAAGAGATATGCAGGATCATCCATCGCGAAGGGAAGAAACTCTTCAGAATCCGGGAAGATAGACCAACCAGCTGTGACGAATCAGAATGCAGATCTCTTCTCATAGGAGACGAGGAGATCCCATACCATATCCGCATCAGTGCACGTGCCAAAGGAATGACTCTAAAGATAAGTCCCTTACTTCAGATCACCGTGGTTGTTCCTCCCGGCTATTCCACATCCGATCTCCTCACGTTTCTGGAATCCAGCAAAGAGTGGATCGCTGATAAGACCGGCAGAACAGATCTCCTCAGAAGAAATGAGGAACCATCTGCCACCGTTATGGCTGGAGAACGGACTATCCCGTATAAAATCCGGACCAGCAGACGGGCAAAACGTATTGTTCTGAAGGTACTGACAGATGGATCAGTTGAGGTGGTTGCCCCACCCAAAACCGATCCAACCCTGATTCACAGATTTGTCACTGAGAAGGCAGACTGGATCCTGAAGAAAACTTCAGGTAGCAGACCGATTCTGCAGGCAAGGGAGTACAAAGACGGAGAGATACTTCCTCTACTCGGAAAGGAAGTCTGTCTCTCTGTGCAGACCGGGGCATCCAAACCCGTTGTAGATCTCACAGACCTGATTTTAACGGTGAAGATTCCTGATGGGCTTGATCCCCTTACAGCCCGCGAGCTGGTAAAGAAAGAGTACAAAAAGATCCTCATGCAGACCCTTGAGAAGAACGTCCATGAGATCGTTCCCGGGTTGTCATCAAGACTTGGCATTCAGCCACCGAGGATCAGATTCGGTGAGCAGAAAACCCGCTGGGGTGTTTGTACCCCGAGGGGAATTACCCTGAATATCAGACTGGCAATAGCATCTGAAGATCTGATTGAATACGTGGTGGTTCACGAACTCTGTCATATCAGACATCCGAACCATTCAGCCAGATTCTGGAAACTGGTCGAAGATATGCTTCCTGATTATAAATTAACCAGAGCCCGCCTTAAACAGGATGGCAATCTCTTCAGGCCCTGA
- a CDS encoding thiamine-phosphate synthase family protein yields MNYTHESGEKEMHPSGGNSCGNTLIIRELEAVLPVLNEISHPLIGSARGISMAYARQGARTAGDTAAISEGTVIIAADLPVCRMALTAIRFDPAIRCAVVLPYDPQIITAAEAMLMEVTTFNRAQEPPGDPTHDWGVAFCCEKSEGVPDVIYDLGYAEKDPLIRIFGENPTRVLANINRILSRIINTKFTEE; encoded by the coding sequence ATGAACTATACTCATGAATCAGGGGAGAAGGAGATGCATCCTTCGGGTGGTAACTCTTGTGGCAATACGTTAATAATCCGTGAACTGGAAGCAGTACTGCCTGTCCTGAATGAAATCTCACATCCGTTGATTGGGTCTGCCAGGGGAATATCAATGGCATATGCCAGGCAGGGTGCCCGGACAGCTGGTGACACTGCTGCCATATCAGAAGGTACTGTTATCATTGCAGCAGATCTCCCGGTCTGCAGGATGGCTCTCACTGCCATACGGTTTGACCCTGCCATACGGTGTGCAGTTGTCCTTCCGTATGATCCCCAGATCATAACTGCTGCTGAGGCTATGCTCATGGAAGTCACCACTTTCAACCGGGCACAGGAACCACCCGGGGACCCCACTCATGACTGGGGGGTTGCCTTCTGCTGCGAGAAGAGTGAGGGTGTTCCTGATGTCATCTATGACCTTGGTTATGCAGAAAAAGATCCTCTGATCCGAATCTTTGGTGAGAATCCGACCCGGGTTTTAGCAAATATTAATAGGATCTTATCGCGCATAATAAATACAAAATTTACTGAGGAATAA
- the albA gene encoding DNA-binding protein Alba produces the protein MQDDNIIFVGNKPVMNYVLAVVTQFTNGAQEVSVKARGKAISRAVDTTEIALGRFLQNVEKRSITTSTDLVDTENGKTNVSSIEIVLGLRPDATRTPV, from the coding sequence GTGCAGGACGATAACATCATCTTCGTGGGTAACAAGCCGGTCATGAATTATGTTCTGGCTGTTGTTACCCAGTTTACTAATGGTGCCCAGGAGGTATCTGTCAAGGCAAGAGGTAAGGCAATCTCCCGGGCTGTTGATACGACAGAGATCGCACTTGGCAGATTCCTGCAGAATGTTGAGAAGAGATCCATCACGACCTCGACAGACCTTGTTGATACTGAGAACGGGAAGACCAATGTTTCAAGCATTGAGATCGTACTTGGTTTAAGGCCGGATGCAACCCGGACACCGGTCTGA
- a CDS encoding SHOCT domain-containing protein yields the protein MRYAKSELTAEQYHEQMANLMKKLYLHPWSPPLHILHTRYAEGEITTAQYEEMYANLIKKQFVYDQSTPLWIINNRYAQGDLSTEQYEEIVSLCTDYTSSLQQGATNQSPGGADPVQAPAAISPHTSEPGKESSVKTIELGPDLKNAGTEIQPEKPERSTPIKETSQQTGQKNEPDTPVENTAIQTPALEISSPALHTIRDLPDLPPITGRQTLTATDTGQSGSSSIISDLLAPPIPPIAVPESGQSSFLYSGGGNMMGSEEDTGDVGVESELQINYSISPVSSSGGVKNTYETVTSHVTAESSLQAIPEPIPSVISTISPLPVIGTEEQNGSDLNREVKLLIVKGKYEEAILLSTTMTEKNSGDYRALFLRSMSRYYQGLHDQALEDLNQVHTLCKNKNEIKKIETIRSHILCKKMQTLILKNVLTRNC from the coding sequence ATGAGGTATGCAAAGAGCGAGCTGACCGCAGAGCAATATCACGAACAGATGGCAAACCTGATGAAGAAACTCTATCTTCATCCCTGGTCTCCTCCACTTCATATTCTTCACACACGGTACGCAGAAGGCGAGATCACAACTGCCCAGTATGAGGAGATGTATGCGAACCTGATAAAAAAACAGTTTGTATATGATCAGTCTACACCGCTCTGGATAATCAACAACAGGTATGCACAGGGAGATCTTTCTACAGAACAGTACGAAGAGATCGTATCCTTGTGTACAGACTATACCAGTTCCCTCCAGCAGGGGGCAACGAACCAGTCTCCAGGAGGGGCTGACCCGGTCCAGGCTCCTGCAGCCATTTCGCCACATACATCAGAGCCTGGGAAAGAGAGCTCTGTAAAGACCATTGAGTTAGGCCCTGATCTGAAGAATGCAGGAACAGAGATACAACCTGAAAAACCGGAAAGATCAACTCCAATTAAAGAGACCAGTCAACAGACCGGGCAAAAAAATGAACCTGATACTCCTGTTGAAAACACAGCCATTCAAACGCCGGCTTTAGAGATTTCATCACCAGCTCTGCACACTATCCGTGATCTCCCCGATCTTCCCCCAATTACAGGCAGGCAGACTCTCACTGCAACAGATACGGGCCAGTCCGGTTCGTCATCAATCATATCAGACCTTCTGGCTCCACCAATTCCACCAATAGCAGTTCCGGAGTCAGGACAATCCAGTTTTCTGTATTCAGGCGGCGGGAATATGATGGGCAGTGAGGAAGATACCGGTGATGTCGGAGTAGAGTCAGAACTACAGATAAATTATTCGATAAGCCCGGTCTCATCCTCTGGGGGAGTAAAGAACACCTATGAGACGGTAACTTCACATGTCACAGCAGAGTCCTCCCTACAGGCAATTCCAGAACCTATCCCATCAGTTATATCAACAATTTCACCTCTTCCGGTTATTGGAACAGAAGAACAGAACGGCAGTGATCTGAACAGGGAAGTAAAACTCCTCATCGTGAAGGGAAAGTACGAGGAAGCAATTCTCCTTTCCACCACCATGACCGAGAAAAATTCTGGTGATTACAGGGCCCTCTTCTTAAGGAGTATGTCGCGGTATTATCAGGGTCTCCATGATCAGGCACTCGAAGACCTGAATCAGGTACACACACTCTGCAAAAATAAGAATGAGATCAAAAAGATCGAGACGATCAGATCACATATCCTGTGTAAAAAAATGCAGACGCTGATTCTGAAAAATGTCCTGACCCGGAACTGCTGA
- the dapA gene encoding 4-hydroxy-tetrahydrodipicolinate synthase → MFEGVFPALITPFQRNAGKDLDVDGLRSNIAFLLKSGVHGLVPCGSTGESATLSSAEHEKVVEVTLEEAGGKVPVLAGTGSNNTSEAIRFTKAAKDAGADGVLVISPYYNKPNRSGLVKHYHALADLDIPVVIYNIPGRTGQNLAPDLIAELADHPSIVGVKEASGDINQISTIIELTLDKDFTVISGDDGMTLPILGLGGDGVISVAANIVPKPMIEMYNAAKKGDYETARSIHYNLAPLIRALFVETNPVPIKKASEIRGMAAGPVRLPLDEAGEATVQRLQEVLAHYD, encoded by the coding sequence ATGTTTGAGGGCGTTTTCCCTGCGCTCATTACTCCTTTTCAAAGGAACGCCGGGAAAGATCTTGATGTGGATGGACTCAGGTCCAACATAGCTTTTCTTCTGAAATCAGGAGTTCACGGGCTGGTGCCATGCGGCTCAACCGGAGAATCAGCCACACTCAGTAGTGCAGAGCACGAGAAGGTTGTGGAGGTTACCCTGGAAGAGGCCGGAGGCAAGGTTCCTGTCCTTGCAGGTACTGGTTCAAACAACACTTCTGAAGCTATCAGATTTACTAAGGCTGCAAAGGATGCCGGAGCAGATGGTGTCCTTGTCATCAGTCCTTACTACAATAAGCCCAACCGGTCCGGTCTCGTCAAGCACTACCACGCCCTGGCTGACCTGGACATACCTGTTGTCATCTATAATATTCCGGGACGTACTGGTCAGAACCTTGCACCTGATCTGATTGCAGAACTTGCAGATCATCCAAGCATTGTGGGTGTTAAAGAGGCAAGCGGAGATATCAATCAGATCTCAACCATCATTGAACTGACCCTTGACAAAGATTTTACCGTGATATCAGGTGATGATGGGATGACTCTTCCGATCCTCGGTCTTGGAGGTGACGGAGTGATATCAGTTGCAGCAAACATTGTGCCAAAGCCGATGATTGAGATGTATAACGCTGCAAAGAAAGGGGACTATGAGACTGCCCGCAGCATCCATTACAACCTTGCACCCTTAATCAGGGCACTCTTTGTCGAGACCAACCCGGTGCCGATCAAGAAGGCATCTGAAATAAGAGGCATGGCAGCTGGTCCGGTAAGGCTTCCGCTTGACGAAGCTGGTGAGGCAACGGTTCAGAGATTACAGGAGGTGCTTGCACACTATGATTAA
- the asd gene encoding aspartate-semialdehyde dehydrogenase yields the protein MISVGVLGATGAVGQRFVQLLAGHPNFELSVLTASKRSAGKKYRDACSWRLEVPFPEDVGDIIVSDTTVESLKKVDLVFSALPADLAGDVEMQCAKAGIGVCSNASTYRMEPDVPLVVPEVNADHLGMIDLQRDKGTDGFIVTNPNCSTIMLTCSLAPLRRFSFSDLRVATMQAISGAGFEGIPGMAIFDNLIPYIGGEEEKMERETLKIMGTFDGAEVQKAPFSVSACCNRVPVIDGHSMSVWIDIKDPVEKVEQAFRTWKSTLPDLPTLPAKSVDFIDLPDRPQPRLDRMKGKGMTVSVGRVRPGIRYQAMGHNTIRGAAGASILNAEVICDRDYL from the coding sequence ATGATCAGTGTAGGGGTTCTTGGTGCAACCGGAGCCGTCGGGCAGCGGTTTGTGCAACTCCTTGCAGGTCACCCGAATTTTGAACTCTCAGTTCTGACCGCATCCAAACGGAGTGCTGGAAAAAAATACCGTGACGCCTGTTCATGGCGTCTGGAGGTTCCGTTTCCTGAAGATGTCGGCGACATCATCGTGTCTGATACCACGGTTGAGAGTCTGAAGAAGGTTGACCTCGTCTTTTCTGCGCTTCCTGCCGACCTTGCCGGAGATGTGGAGATGCAGTGCGCAAAGGCGGGAATTGGAGTCTGCAGTAATGCAAGTACGTACCGGATGGAACCTGATGTTCCACTGGTAGTCCCTGAAGTTAACGCCGATCATCTCGGAATGATCGACCTGCAGAGGGACAAGGGTACAGACGGGTTCATCGTCACGAACCCGAACTGTTCAACCATTATGCTCACCTGTTCACTGGCACCCCTTCGCAGGTTCTCATTCTCTGATCTCAGGGTAGCCACGATGCAGGCAATATCCGGAGCAGGGTTTGAAGGAATACCAGGTATGGCCATCTTCGACAACCTGATCCCCTATATCGGTGGGGAAGAAGAGAAGATGGAACGCGAGACCCTGAAGATCATGGGCACCTTTGACGGAGCCGAGGTTCAGAAGGCTCCGTTCTCTGTAAGTGCCTGCTGCAACCGTGTCCCGGTCATTGACGGACACTCGATGTCTGTATGGATCGACATCAAAGATCCGGTCGAGAAAGTCGAGCAGGCCTTCAGGACCTGGAAGTCCACGCTCCCTGATCTGCCCACTCTCCCGGCAAAATCCGTTGATTTCATCGATCTCCCTGACCGGCCGCAGCCACGGCTTGACCGGATGAAAGGAAAGGGAATGACGGTATCAGTCGGCAGGGTCAGGCCGGGAATCCGGTATCAGGCGATGGGTCACAACACCATCAGGGGAGCTGCTGGTGCCTCGATTCTGAATGCAGAAGTGATCTGTGATCGTGACTACCTGTAA
- a CDS encoding MarC family protein — protein sequence MADDLISLTLFTLSSILIVVDPIGAMLVYNSLTGHMDQANRKRVAVSACRLSTVVLLFFTIFGSSLLSLFGITIEAFTIAGGVLLFGIGMEIVYAKTSRARMTEAEKHESSDADEISSMPLAFPMIAGPGTITTVIVLSKNAPLMSEPVHLGIILGSILVTMVLTWLLLVSSDKFTNRIGQREYRVVSRLMGILLMAIAVQFLINGISHAFPSLVG from the coding sequence ATGGCAGATGATCTGATCAGCCTCACACTTTTTACCCTCTCTTCGATCCTCATCGTGGTAGACCCGATCGGAGCCATGCTCGTTTATAATTCCCTGACCGGGCATATGGATCAGGCTAACCGGAAAAGAGTGGCGGTATCCGCCTGCAGACTCTCAACTGTTGTGCTGCTCTTCTTCACGATCTTTGGTTCCAGCCTGCTGTCGTTGTTCGGGATCACCATTGAAGCATTCACGATCGCCGGTGGTGTTCTGCTCTTTGGGATCGGTATGGAGATCGTCTATGCCAAAACTTCACGAGCCAGGATGACTGAAGCCGAAAAACACGAGAGCAGCGATGCAGATGAGATCTCATCAATGCCACTTGCTTTCCCGATGATTGCAGGGCCGGGCACTATCACCACCGTGATAGTGCTCTCAAAAAATGCCCCCCTGATGTCAGAGCCTGTACATCTCGGGATCATTCTTGGATCAATCCTGGTTACCATGGTCCTGACATGGCTTCTGCTCGTCTCTTCGGATAAGTTCACCAATCGGATTGGGCAGCGTGAGTACCGGGTAGTAAGCAGGCTTATGGGGATCCTGCTGATGGCTATTGCTGTTCAGTTTCTGATAAATGGGATATCCCACGCATTCCCCTCTCTTGTCGGGTGA
- a CDS encoding sugar ABC transporter substrate-binding protein, protein MPERDPAYVLLVSILILIFVPVCGLAADQVENSSEPIILGLIPSGNTSPFHMELIKGVTKEATNHNWTVIVLPPDTEENITGQKQAMRDLIGRHVRVIGLNTLNTSALAPEVQEASDAGIPVLLYNTLTPAQNLNVAEYIGYNQFTGAAELGSYASRILAEKKNEAPDTVQGKVFILRGLPGFHADHRTSGFKTGLSQSPGITIADEKVAGWDRETAKTIAVQALKDHPDISIFYGNSDEMAIGSAMAASERGKKVNSAVFCLGVDGNTPTLEMIKNGTMTATLGVYPDRMGSTVVQQAAKILKGEQVPMYLETPSTVVDVHNLNTYLNGSTWTDPVDSVPEKEIT, encoded by the coding sequence ATGCCAGAGAGAGATCCTGCATATGTCCTTCTTGTTTCCATTCTCATTCTGATCTTTGTACCGGTTTGTGGCCTGGCTGCAGACCAGGTAGAGAATTCATCAGAACCAATAATTCTCGGTCTGATCCCTTCGGGGAACACCAGTCCGTTTCATATGGAACTGATAAAAGGAGTTACCAAAGAAGCAACAAACCACAACTGGACTGTCATTGTCCTTCCCCCGGATACTGAAGAGAACATAACAGGACAGAAACAGGCCATGAGGGATCTCATCGGCAGGCACGTCAGGGTAATTGGTTTAAACACACTGAACACATCTGCCCTCGCTCCCGAGGTACAGGAAGCATCAGATGCCGGCATTCCGGTATTGCTTTACAACACCCTGACTCCTGCCCAGAATCTGAATGTAGCGGAGTATATCGGGTACAACCAATTTACCGGGGCAGCCGAGCTCGGATCATATGCATCCCGAATCCTAGCTGAGAAGAAGAATGAAGCACCTGACACCGTCCAGGGGAAAGTTTTCATTCTTCGCGGACTGCCAGGATTTCATGCAGATCACAGAACCTCAGGATTCAAAACCGGTCTTTCGCAGAGTCCGGGTATAACAATAGCTGACGAAAAAGTGGCAGGATGGGACAGGGAGACTGCAAAAACGATCGCTGTTCAGGCTCTCAAGGATCATCCAGACATCAGTATCTTTTATGGAAATAGTGATGAGATGGCGATCGGATCGGCAATGGCAGCCTCGGAGCGGGGAAAGAAGGTGAACTCAGCAGTCTTCTGCCTGGGTGTTGACGGGAATACCCCTACCCTGGAGATGATCAAAAATGGTACCATGACAGCAACGCTCGGAGTATACCCGGACAGGATGGGCAGCACGGTTGTACAGCAGGCTGCAAAGATTCTGAAGGGAGAACAGGTTCCCATGTACCTGGAGACCCCGTCGACTGTCGTAGATGTGCATAACCTCAATACATACCTGAACGGTTCCACCTGGACTGATCCTGTCGATTCAGTACCGGAAAAAGAGATCACATAA